In Leishmania panamensis strain MHOM/PA/94/PSC-1 chromosome 6 sequence, the following proteins share a genomic window:
- a CDS encoding RNA methyltransferase, putative (TriTrypDB/GeneDB-style sysID: LpmP.06.0490), translating into MTVRTSAAVLRCTRPLLVYNRSGGYRWSPIPKSPPPHYDRLYGVHSVLNTLRVAAQRRQQQNINPHREAADTLGSTSAAEATPSAALHDVHQSSTVAVPAPPLHPHRAHLACLYVRDFSMEEGGGRAVKLGDDNADDDAGDDGVSSTNPSSLPDKPSHRPERERRACRKKVIPPRYTAVRCITTLAKSLKVPVRFVPRAELVQLCGERRNQNIVLEASSYKPQPIRHLGEIWGAEGGASTTTGVASTTTAVESSAPGVRSLEGAAGLVTVLFLERIIDPTNVGGILRTAFFFGVDHVVLSRQCATCTAAVSRTSTGFLEHLCVYRASTSSAAFLRTSQEVWALRGSSSASVTAVSGLEIIASAVVSYPMAQRRGASEGAPVLPSAASSDSAPSEVSVENGNDNTRACAQQPHPCLPAVRVLLLGNEDAGLPPDLLQWCTHVAHVRSPRHARLRHTRTSTQGGWHREGPEAWDADVEVEVTDTQLSTTSCDSAAVASTASAEGFDKHQHNLRRLARLRGKEVSLNVNTATAALLSALCGVERPLGNGGSQVGLVDVQPLCSPWTPLPPLCPSPLTSHQSNSRVAPL; encoded by the coding sequence ATGACTGTGCGGACCtcagcagctgtgctgcggtgtacgcggccgctgctggtgtacAATAGGTCCGGTGGCTACCGCTGGAGTCCCATCCCGAAGTCACCTCCCCCGCACTACGATCGGCTCTACGGTGTCCACTCGGTACTAAACACGCtgcgggtggcggcgcagcggcggcagcagcaaaacatCAACCCACACCGAGAGGCGGCGGACACACTAGgctccacctctgcagcTGAAGCTACGCCCTCCGCTGCTCTTCATGATGTTCATCAGTCGTCTACAGTGGcagtgcctgcgccgccactTCACCCGCATCGCGCACATCTTGCCTGTCTTTACGTTCGTGATTTCAGCatggaggagggtggggggcgcGCAGTGAAGCTCGGCGATGACAatgccgacgacgacgctggaGATGATGGggtgagcagcaccaacCCTTCGTCCCTGCCGGACAAGCCGAGTCACCGCCCGGAGCGAGAACGTCGCGCTTGCAGGAAGAAGGTCATTCCTCCTCGCTAcacggcggtgcgctgcatcACTACCTTGGCGAAGTCGTTGAAGGTTCCTGTGCGGTTCGTGCCACGCGCGGAGCTCGTGCAGCTCTGCGGGGAGCGGCGAAACCAAAACATCGTTCTCGAGGCGTCATCGTACAAGCCGCAGCCTATCCGGCACCTGGGCGAGATCTGGGGGGCAGAGGGCGGGGCGTCAACGACCACAGGCGTTGCCTCCACTACCACAGCGGTTGAGTCCAGCGCACCCGGCGTGCGCAGCCTCGAGGGTGCCGCTGGCCTCGTCACCGTGCTCTTCCTCGAGCGCATCATCGACCCCACCAACGTCGGGGGCATCCTTCGCACTGCATTTTTCTTTGGAGTCGATCACGTGGTGCTGAGCCGCCAGTGTGCGACTTGCACGGCAGCCGTCTCGCGCACAAGTACGGGTTTTCTGGAGCATCTATGCGTCTATCGCGCCTCTACAtcctccgccgccttccTTCGGACCTCGCAGGAAGTCTGGGCTTTGAGAGGgtcgtcctcggcgtccGTCACCGCTGTCAGTGGGCTAGAAATTATTGCAAGTGCGGTGGTGTCGTACCCAATggcgcagcgacgcggcgcgAGTGAGGGCGCCCCGGTGTTGCCGTCTGCTGCCTCCAGTGATTCGGCACCGTCCGAGGTGAGCGTCGAGAACGGCAACGACAACACACGCGCCTGCGCCCAGCAACCTCATCCGTGTCTCcctgctgtgcgtgtgttgctGCTTGGCAACGAGGATGCCGGCTTGCCGCCCGATCTCCTACAGTGGTGCACGCACGTGGCGCACGTCCGCTCTCCACGGCATGCGCGTCTGCGtcacacgcgcaccagcACGCAGGGTGGGTGGCACAGGGAGGGGCCAGAGGCGTGGGACGCCGATGTCGAAGTGGAGGTGACCGACACGcagctctccaccacctcctgtgacagcgccgccgttgcaTCCACAGCTTCAGCTGAGGGGTTCGATAAGCACCAACACAACCTGCGCCGCTTGGCACGCCTACGCGGTAAAGAGGTGTCACTGAACGTCAacaccgccacggcagcgctgctctccgcctTGTGCGGGGTGGAGAGGCCACTGGGGAATGGCGGCAGTCAGGTGGGGTTGGTCGACGTGCAGCCGCTATGCTCACCGTGgactccccttccccctctc